GCTGCAACCTTTCCTCCTGGTTACGCTATCGTCGCCGGGGATAGCTCTCTTCCGGTGGTGCTCCCGGAAGCATTTTCCGACGCACCACTCCTACCGTTAACAAACACCACTGTGGTATCGTCCCTACTCGAGTTACCCCTTCCTTCTCCTTGGTCACCATCTCACTCAGCCTCTCTATACAAAATCAATGGCTGGGGAGCTCCATATTTCTCAGTTAATTCATCTGGTAATATCACTGTTCGTCCCCATGGATTGGAAACATTACCTCATCAAGAAATTGATTTAATGAAAGTTGTTAAGAAAGTTTCTGAGCCGAAATCCCGTGGTGGATTAGGTTTGCAGCTTCCTTTAATTGTTCGACTTCCTGACGTTCTTAAGAATCGGCTTGAGTCTCTTCAATCTGCTTTTGATTTTGCGATTCAGTCGCAGAGCTATGGTTCTCATTACCAGGGTGTTTATCCAGTGAAATGTAATCAAGATAGGTATATGGTTGAAGATATTGTTGAATTTGGAACAACTTATAGGTTTGGTCTTGAAGCTGGGTCGAAACCTGAGCTTCTTTTGGCTATGAGTTGTCTGTGCAAAGGAAACCCTGAAGCTTTATTGATCTGTAATGGTTACAAGGATGCAGAATATATCTCACTTGCTTTGGCTGCACGTAAACTTGCTTTGAATACTGTGATTGTTCTTGAGCAAGAAGAAGAGCTTGATTTGGTTATAGAGATGAGCAAAAAGCTCGTTGTGCGTCCTGTTATTGGCATGAGAGCCAAGCTCAGAACCAAACATGCTGGTCATTTTGGAGCAACTTCAGGGGAAAAAGGAAAATTTGGATTGAACACTATGCAGATTCTCGGTGTTGCCAAGAAACTTGAACAAAATGGAATGCTTGATTGCCTTCAGCTCTTGCATTTTCACATAGGATCTCAGATTCCTTCGACCTCATTGTTAGCTGATGGTGTTGGGGAAGCTACCCAGATTTACTGTGAATTGGTTCGTCTTGGTGCCGATATGCGTGTTATTGATGTTGGTGGAGGTCTGGGTATTGATTATGATGGATCACAATCTCCTGATTCAGATAATTCAGTTGGTTATGGATTAGAGGAGTATGCTTCTGCTGTCGTTCAGTCAATTCGAAATGCCTGTGACCGGAAATTTGTGAAGCATCCAGTGATCTGTAGTGAAAGTGGGAGAGCCCTTGTTTCTCATCATTCCGTTCTTATCTTTGAAGCTGTCTCTGCAAGTGCACCTGTTGCCCCAACATTGGATTCTCTTGGTCTTGGATTGCATTACTTAGCCAATGGGCTTACTGATGACTCCCTATCGGATTACCGCAGCCTGACTGCAGCTGCAGTCCGTGgagattacgagacttgtttggTCTATGCTGATCAGTTGAAACAAAGGTGTGTTGATCAATTCAAAGAAGGATCTTTAAGCCTTGAACATCTTGCTTCTATTGATAATATATCAGAGTTGGTTTCGAAGGCAATTGGTACTTCTGATCCTGTTCGCACATACCATGTGAATCTCTCTGTATTCACTTCGGTCCCTGATTTCTGGGGAATTGGACAGCAGTTCCCAATTGTTCCAATTCAAAGGCTTGATGAGAAGCCTGTTGTCAAAGGGGTTTTATCTGATCTTACTTGTGACAGTGATGGGAAGGTTGATAGATTCATTGGAGGAGAAACTAGTTTACCTCTTCATGAATTGGAAGGTGAAGGAGGGATCTTAGGTAGTGGCGGTGGTGCTGGTTATTATTTGGGGATGTTTTTAGGCGGGGCTTACCAGGAGGCTCTTGGAGGATTACACAACCTGTTCGGCGGCCCAAGTGTGGTACGTGTATCACAGAGCGATGGACCGCACAGCTTCGCAGTGACGCGAGCGGTGCCAGGGTTGTCTTGCGGAGAGGTCCTAAGGGTGATGCAGCATGAGCCAGAGATGATGTTTGAGACGCTCAAGCACCGTGTAGAGGAGTGTATTCACGGGGAAGACAGCGATGACGATGAGCTTGCCCGTGACACATTGGTGAGCAGCTTTGCTCGCTCCTTCCATAACATGCCATATCTTGCCAATATCGCAGCTGCTGCTTCATTTTATGAGAAGAATAATAATGACAATGGCGGTGGGGACTACTATGGTGATTACTATCCAGACGAGGATTACAATaacaactctgttgctgctgttgttggcgAGGAAGATGAGCATTGGACCTATTGTGTTGCTTGACTGACTCTGTCACAGACTCCATCTTGAATGGTTTTAGTTTATCGTTTCTGTTctgttaatttgttttttttttcctgatgctTTGGAAATCGTTTTAGTTGGATAAAAGAAGCAGGACATAATTGTTGACTTGTCATTGTCTTTCTTTTACTATGCGGAGGAAGGGGGAAGGAAACTGAACAAATTCATGTTGTAATTTCAGAATCCAATTCCCCCACTCTTTCTTCTCTCTATTTAGTgaataatataataatatattTATTAGTTGATCTCTGATGGCTTTTCACTAACTGATGTTTGAGTTCTTTCAAAAGTCTGCATCTTTTTGTTTATCGTTCATTATCAAGGTCTCAAGTCAAAAAAAGAGGAGAAAGAGATAAGAAATGGCGCattagaaaaagaaaagggaagaTGCGCAGTATTTATATAATAATTCTGTTCTCTACACTCTTTTTGAATATTCCAAAaccaaaattagaaaaaaaaacataactccCTAGATACGTATATTCATGGGTAGTATGAAGGAACAGTCTGTCATTTTTTAAGGGTATCGAGTCTTTCCGTGGGGTTTGGTTGTGTGGATGGACGCTCTCTAGAGCTGGGAGGAATCTGTTTTCTGTCTGTTTCTAGACTCCAGAGAGAGTTATTTGGACCATCACAGCCCTATTTTTTCCAAAGCTGAGAAGATTTTGGATCTCATTTCCAATGCCCTTTTAACTTATTCTTTTGAAAGGGaaattgcaaagaagaagaaaaaacgttTTATACATAcaagctcaaaaaaaaaaaaaaaaaaaaaactctagccTCTGTCGGAATCGGTGTGTCAGAATCGGCCTTGACCAACCCAATCCAATTGCCCCAACCTAACGTTAGGATCATGCTTGATGCGAGGGGATCAAACTACTTGGTTTTCTTCGGTTTACTGCCCATAAAAGTGAAACTGCATTATAAGGGGGAGATTGCATTATGCCATCTCTTATCTGAAGGGTCAAATCTATGCTATCTTTCATGTTGACGCTGGCTATTCTTATCGAACACTTAACCCCATTTATTTTTCTTGGTCTATGTTGTACGGCCTTCTCTAGCAAGTGGTCATGAGTCTCATGACTACTCGTGAGTCGTGATCATGCCAAAAGCATTCACCAGCCAGTTGGTCACCTCCACAAGATCATTTCAacttgtttctttttttcttctttacattttatAGCAAAATTTCATGTCCGCTGCATGAATGATGTTGTTTTTCACGTAAAATGTTCCTTTGATCTTTCCCAATATGGATGTTCTCGGTCACAAGGAAATATCATCCCCGTATGGATATCTGCTGAAATTTAGTCCTAAAGTGATATCAGTTTCCCTCTGAAGGCATTCTGCTTTCTAGACCCATTGACTGGTGCCCAATGATCTAGTTGATGTATCAGCCAGCAAGCTTGTTCAGATGGTTGCTCAAGTCTTAGCTAGTGGTTGTAAATTTCAGAAAGTTAAAGTAGTATCCCACCCAGTAAGGTCTAGAACAGTTCAAAGTGTAACCTTGTTGCTGGCAAAGTCTATCGTTGATATTCGTTTAAAAGtgtatattttattttcttggttGAAAGAGAGATTTTATTAGAAAAGAGAGATCCTACACAAGCTACCAGTGGTAGCCTAAaagtaaaaattacaaaaacaaacTGACTAAACAAAAGGGTTATCCCAATTGAGCACAGTGCTGGAAAAACTCAAGGGAAAATAATCGTTTGTTTCTTTTTTAGGTGGGTTCATGTCAgtttagtcctttggtcaaacacctttactgtttggttcataattatttaaaaatattaaatggacaaaagtacccttccgggtgaatttctacttattttttgtagcagttcattcgtcaaaatgaactcctgttaatttctattttttttccagaaatcacctaaaaatcagagttcattccagaaatgaactccatataaaaacctaagaaaccagagttcattccagaaatgaactccatataaaaaacctaaaaaaccagagttcattcccagaaatgaactccatataatcacctaaaaaaacagagttcattccagaaatgaactccgtataaTCACCTAaataaacagagttcattccagaaatgaactccacataaaaacctaaaaaaacagagttcattctttacatgaacacacacaaaaaaatccataaaaatcagagttcattcgcaGAAATGTACTGCAgtagcatcatcttcatcatcttcgttgtcttcaaacagcagcagcaacagatccATGAAATCCTcgtcatcgttttcttcttcttcttcatcatcaacaacaacatcaaattcaagatcttcaacacgagcagcaaacataaaaaaatcaagatctatcgtcttcatcgtcatcttcaacataaatctatcgtcgtcttcatcatcttcatcgttttcatcatcatcttcaaaagaaaacagagttcatttcaagaatgaacttcatcaaattcaccatcttcaacaatagcagcagcaacgatgaagaaaaacataaatctatcctcatcaagaaaaaacatcaaaatcttcatcacaaaccagagttcattcctgaaatgaactccgtcgtcttcatcttcttcatcagcaacaataactcatcttcatcatcttcatcctctccatcatcagcaacaacaacaaacagaaaaacatcaaaatcttcatcacaaaccagagttcattccagaaatgaactccgtcatcttcatcttctttcatagatccgaaacttacccaagcatgtaagatgataaaggttcatcatcatcataaataacAACAGAATCTTCAAcctcaccgtcttcatcatcaaaacagaagcaaaacatcaaaaaaaaaaaacgcaaaacTTCATCGTATTCATTATCATCATCGTTCatcgttcatcttcttcatcactagcagagaaaaaaatagagagaagagagaatcgttcatcatcatcttcatcttcttcatcactagcaggaagaaaataaaaaatgaaaagagagagagaaattatagatctgaaaatataggagagagaaagtaaatctgagaatgattctttttctcttactttttgactatatatatggtccttatccaaaagggtatttctgccactacaagatgacatttacatcatccatgacatcaccctaggaccaaactataatttttaggaccaaactataatttatattactaAATAGGACCAAaaagacaattgactaggtcaattggactagactctctctaatatattatttgtaggaccaattggtatttcctacaaaaTTCAAATTGTTAGATATTCGGGTTGGACCCGAATATGGTCGCCCATATGTATGTGGCAAGTCTGATAGGGTTCCATATACCTTTAGGGTTTGGACCCTATATAAGCATCTCTAAAATGTGTGTAGAGGTTACATGATTCCCACCAATATCACACAGAAGTTTTACCATTAGAAAAGTGGTAACTCTAACCCTAAAGAGAGTTATCATAAGAAGATAAAGGTTTCAAGTTCTTAGCCTGTGAATCAAGTTTGTGCTCATCTTTGGTGATTGTAGTACTTGCTGATCGTCGAGTTGAAaacattgttgttgttgatgctgctTGTGTTCCTTGTTCTTGCTAACCGGAGTTCAACAACAAGGTATTTACCGATACCCGCTTCCGCTTAATCGTATAAATCTCTAATACAAATGAACGTTGCTAACAGCTTCTACTGCCCAAGCAATGACTAGTAACCTTACATCAGTGCCCAAGTCATTAACAGTCTTGAAAGAATGGTTTTCTTCAAAAGTCGGAGCATTCCTTTTTCTCCAGAGAACCCAAGCGACAACAGCAGGTATGAGGTGCCAGATTATCTTTGCGCGATGGAGAGTTTATCCAAGTGCCAACATTGAGCCAGatcatacatattttcaaggaaaagATCATGCCCCAGTTTGGCATGAGCAGACCCCAAACTTTGTTGCAATTTTGCAGTGCAGCAGAAGGTGATTTCTTTTGAGACTCTTTccggagaaaaaaaaaaaaaagaaagaatatacTTGTATTACTCTTCGCATAAGGAGTTCATCATCAATTATGAAACCTGTAATCATTTATAaaattgtttgtttttttattatgaaaatcaattaaaaataacGATAATAATGAGTTAACTTGTAGATGTCACCgtggtacagtggtaaagtcgttGGGTGATATTACCAACGACCTGAGTTCGAACTTTTCAGCATCGGGATGGTGATAACAACAATCTGAATTCGAAACTTGTCAGTACCGGGGTGgggaatttatttttattttttttatagaacCTATGGAAgtttaaactttaatataacatctaggttttaacccaatttttttttaaaattgagtTAAACTAAAATGATAAGTTCCAAAGAGGAATAAATGCGTTCATGCACACAAATACATATTATCTCAAGTAAATTTTAGTTACAAATCAGCCAAAAGAAACCAATGTTGCTAAAAGAACTGTTATCAgcctcatcctagtcattctgcGTAACCCCAATCTCATTTGCAACAAGTTCAAATCCAGTATTTCATTGTTGCTTCAGGCCCGCCGAAAATATACTCTGTTTATTAATTCAACAACAATTGCTTTGTTGTGTAAACTGGTTATAAAGTGTCGGAAATCCGTTCTTTTGAGCAACCGGACGTTGCCCCTCTAATTGATCCAGTTTGAGCATAGTATGTGGCAGCAACCATTATTTTGGTGCAAGTATCCTCATCCATGTATCCCTTGGCTTGAGTTGGGTTTGAATTACCCGGAAGGCGGCAGTTAGTTTTCTCTCGTGTTTTAGTTTGCCGTAGATATTTCATTTTCTAGTTTCTACATAAATCACCAAGCCCACTTCATAAGAAGTGCTTGATTAGCTCGTCTGAAGTTCCTCAAGCCCACACCCCCAAAAATCTTCTTCCAGAATAACCGACTCATTTCAAGCTTTGCGTCTTAAGTACCCTCCAAAATATACTCAATCAATCTAGTCATTTTTAGCTCCACACTTTCCAACAACTTAACAAATAAGGATGATCAACAGGAGTTCTggaaaacttcttcaacaaaggtaagtgaaaactaaaccacctatttttcaagttttcacatttctatctatgagacattgttgcatgactaaattagacattgcatgcataatagaaatttcgagtcaagtttatcttgattaatCGTTCCCAAAATATGCTAATCTTAAGAACATTCATTCATACttaatgaatttggttaagaacaatttattgctcatgacctaattatgattcaagatttaatcatttgaaaatagtctggaatagtgatatgtgtcattgatgttattcgggaatgtttcgtattgattattagagagatagagaactactgtaaatatggatacatgatagtatgcataccagttcacatacctggagaactgttataagtacAGAGCCGCAATACATATACCCAATACACGTACTGGTGTATCTATAGTTAGGAAGCGACTTtttagtacgcatacccagtatccaTACCgtaaaaagtctgtgaactcgtgaaccaggaaggtacgcatacctagtatgcaaaccagaaaagatctgttggtttcaaaaccgGAAAGGTACGCATAACCAGTACGCATTCCATAAAAGATCTGTGAGTTCTTGAACTTGTTTTTGTCttaatggtacacataccaggtacaaGTACTATGACAAGAATATTTCATGAATGGTTATAGTACacgtacccggtacacgtacttaccctatcgaatattttcagatgcatcagaattatttctatgagataatcgctatttgaataactctctaagaaCACATCTAGAAACGATTGATCACATTTGTTACTCAAAAAATTCTTAaggtgttatatgaaaatgattaagcttattgttcaattggctagtttcggctaccTTTTATGAACTAagcattatacacggttcggttacggttcatcataACCAGAGTGTATTTTCTATTATGATAATCTcgagtcaggtttttcatctaacggtgattattgattgcttgatttaaaagctaccttagcttaaatctaaagcaaccttgatcttgaaactTTATAAAAGGAGAACGTCAAACAagtgggatttttgaatccctaaCATTattctcgtgtgtcctagttgtaaactagagtcgtcccaTCCTtgaaacccttctagggtttagaaactaaaaagacttcacctagggattcgtgaagccgggtccaactatcgttatcttgatagttcgtgtatcctgatcttgttttgattgttgaaccTTGCTCTAACAaagaagatagataaaaatcacaaagtttcttcgtctcagactttgtgattccaaaagtTCATACTTGTGAAGTGAATAATTATCCAGGCTATTCTTCGGGAGTTATAAGACCGGATTCTGAGGTtttctagactttgtctattgcaatcgattttctACCTcatcttgatctttgatcagaacggaaatcatATACAGGCTTAtccgtgggaggcagattggtttaaagtcttcaattaagtcgaagcaactcttaggttgtaaaggacgtcagctaagggaatcaattgcacggagtcccgctgggattcaagaggcgtaagaagcgcaactgtaactgaattgttgtgatggTTTAATtcggactcaactacattccagtccgaagttctggTAGTATGtaagtgtctgtagcggcctaaaacagtttggtgttcaaatctggactaggtcccggggtttttctgcatttgcggtttcctcgttaagaaaatttaTGGtttctgcgttatttcttttccgcattatatgttttatctttataattgaaatatcacatgttgtacgttataatcaattcaagtagataagttcatcacaattgttggatacgacttgattgatccttggatattgatctttggaatcgtccaagtactctcacggtatatTCAGGTTCACGGTCTGAAACATTTTGATttttagagaaagagatataatctcttcatatctttcctgattgagattcattaagttgaactgtcagaattatatttgagtttagtcctgtagatggtggatttttgacaaagggtagaattgtaaaactatactccagattcggtaaccggatgagtattgaggctcatgtctctcatcaaagcatgaaagctcatgccataaaatctctgactgagaaggccgtctctcagagtacatgtagatgtgtagtctctcagctgaggccacgacacatctcatgaatactaaacaATTTCAATAATTACTCCGAATCAggaaatcggatgagtatcgagactcatgtctctatgcatgaaagctcatgccacctctgatggagaaagtctctcagggaagatgaagatgtgtagtctctcagctgaggccacgtcacatcttatactgtatagaatcgaaagattgggcggctcctagacaacatgtatgctagtatagagcgaaaacgtcttcgggatgtaaccaggttttccccgactatgcaagaggaatatgacactccaacaagttcatattgctcaaccctcagataattaattctcctagacaggaagcccttctagtatagagccaacaattaattatcttaaatcgtctaaatatccatcaatattctacgagccatcgtctgaatatccagcaatattctacgagtcgtcaattaatcgcctgaatatccagcaatactctacgattcctcgttatatttcgttacttcaatctgtggttcttcccagcagaattccacaggttagtaataaatattcaacgaaacaggcatctgagcatcgaataagccctgacaaaaatggtgcaagtgtaattagcagataatgcacagactagcattttgaatgcacgaacgagcatttcaaaaatacgaacgaacgaggaacctatgcaaaataggaagggaaaataataataataaaatattaagcaaaaacgccaggggactaggctcaccagccggccagtcacgccgtgactagtcccacgcccaattttatattttatcatatttttactattttcacgatctcatgaaaatcctcttgttcgagcaaatttcctttatttcaaagaaattatctaaatcacatgattttatcaaaaataataaaattagggaaaggtgtcgcgggaccgagcaccagccgtccatgtcttggccgtggccggtcccacacctcacgtcccattattttattatttcttcccaaattatgaaaattccttgattttatgaattttccctaaaatcatgaaaattacctaatttcatgtatttttatctaaatcacatgattttatcgaaaataattaaattagggaaaggtgtcgcgggaccgccggccgactggtcatgccttggccgtggccggtcccacacctcacgtcccattattttattattccttctcaaattatgaaaattccttgattttatgaattttccctaaaattacctaatttcatgtattttctctaaaatcatggaaaatattaaaaattaggaaaacttgtgggaccgggctctaaccggccggccattccctagccggtcccacacgccctttattttattattatttggtgttttgtttcctgatttcatgaaaactccctgatttcaacaaaatatcttgattttcaacaaatccctttgattttatgaaaattatctaaaatcatcaaaattacataaaattgggaagagtgccttgggacccacGCCCAATTGCTGGCCggacattgccggtcccacactcccattccctattttatattttaatttatgtctctcatctcatggaagttccctaatttcgccaaactctccagtttcatggaatttcccttaaatcggagaaaaatacataaaatcacataaaattgggaaaaacatgtgggaccgtgtGTCATCTgcctggccatgccctagccgtggccggtcccacaccttgtaattccttgttttatttattattttcatcatctcatgtatttttgccggtttcagcaaaaccacggattttgcatattttctccaaatgttgctcaaacgtgcaccagaaaatatcaaaattctcagcactgaagcgtgaacattatggtgacatgggcacatccccttgaccgaccaagggtgaccctgaggcttgcaaacagctggacccgcgtgctttaatgattttaacctaatttgctcagctgctcatattaggttcaaactctttccatacaattggaagtttgctcaaatgaccatctactggtcccaagaCCATCAAGAGACGGTCCCAagacctcttggccggtccctaatattttccataaaaccaggttttatgatttgtcgctcacacgagcattatttcagtaaatgattaaaccaacatttaatcattatttcaccaactggtcctcaagagactttggtatttttgctcattcgagcatctgggcgttatatggtgaacccgtcatcccatgtagccggtcttatgtgatttgcaataaatcattatctcggtaaaattagggtttttaaaccagagctctgcagaaacttAATTCTGaacagattcgaacactctgataattttatgttgattccatgattaacattcatatttattttgctcgacctagcaatcagtaacttaaattaatattttacttggtccagctaccaacaattcattaaaagaacgatgtttgttcaaactagcaatatttgctcgaactagcaatattcgctcgaaccggcaatatttactcaatttgcaatattcgctcggactagcaatattttctcaaaccatagaatgttggttcaactatcagtattcaacaatttagcaacacatttTTGCtcatcttaggttatgatgatacctcgtctcagcagacacgttaaattcatgagtttcgaaacatttactcacacatgttcaactcagcgctacatggactcatcgtcccataaagtcagcaactgactccaaaatcacgagatttcaatcgtgcaCATGGGGggataataactagggttttggtctggcgtctacggcacgtgtgttcacccacgatgagaatgtgagaaagtcgtgcaatcagttggacgagtcagcaaagtagtgggtggaaagttaaccaagtcctccgcatgatgagtaattggtttaacatgatttcccacttccccactctctgattccagcaactgtcacacttcatgggatcatggtgttttcaactctggcattataaaatgtctctgaatcctgattgaaaagacagaggtttttcgaacaatcgaacaacattcgccaagacgagcaatttctcatcaaagttcatacaaacaatctttcgtctacacgaactcacagaaattactctaaattgagcaaaattcaatcattcagagcattttcacgctgaattcatgATCGCTGTCGtacgcgtcaaaaataaattacactttctcacaactcaacataaataatatagcaagggtaagaaatgatcgttcccacagagaggatctaggttgtcaagttgtttcggtttcctatataaacaagggggatttctgtttttatgtaaaggaaaataaactaaaagcaaataatgaaataaacaagcaaatcaataagatgaagatattggtcaaggattagttttcattcacaaacatgaatttgtaacaataactagaattgatatttaatctcaacttttatcaaaagtcataggataccttgatcgcaagaatatcccgctaatttcctcttgtcatcaacaaacacattaaaagatgcgagagtgaattcttcctagaaagcaacccaaagtgtaaaagcacaattaagtttaactccctaagagcactaagttctatgaaataaggctaatcaatgcaaacgaacgtgtaaaagcactaatccgttttaagaaaggttatgatccacatgtgactactaggatgtatcactacaagcaataatcacaattatgctacgtgtattcaaggtgtatcacgtttacgtataataaacctaaactagcaatagatatgattacgagttctaccaatttgcaacttgacaaaactaacaatcaataatacatggcgatatttctagcgaatcataac
This DNA window, taken from Papaver somniferum cultivar HN1 chromosome 3, ASM357369v1, whole genome shotgun sequence, encodes the following:
- the LOC113357666 gene encoding arginine decarboxylase-like → MPALACCVDAATFPPGYAIVAGDSSLPVVLPEAFSDAPLLPLTNTTVVSSLLELPLPSPWSPSHSASLYKINGWGAPYFSVNSSGNITVRPHGLETLPHQEIDLMKVVKKVSEPKSRGGLGLQLPLIVRLPDVLKNRLESLQSAFDFAIQSQSYGSHYQGVYPVKCNQDRYMVEDIVEFGTTYRFGLEAGSKPELLLAMSCLCKGNPEALLICNGYKDAEYISLALAARKLALNTVIVLEQEEELDLVIEMSKKLVVRPVIGMRAKLRTKHAGHFGATSGEKGKFGLNTMQILGVAKKLEQNGMLDCLQLLHFHIGSQIPSTSLLADGVGEATQIYCELVRLGADMRVIDVGGGLGIDYDGSQSPDSDNSVGYGLEEYASAVVQSIRNACDRKFVKHPVICSESGRALVSHHSVLIFEAVSASAPVAPTLDSLGLGLHYLANGLTDDSLSDYRSLTAAAVRGDYETCLVYADQLKQRCVDQFKEGSLSLEHLASIDNISELVSKAIGTSDPVRTYHVNLSVFTSVPDFWGIGQQFPIVPIQRLDEKPVVKGVLSDLTCDSDGKVDRFIGGETSLPLHELEGEGGILGSGGGAGYYLGMFLGGAYQEALGGLHNLFGGPSVVRVSQSDGPHSFAVTRAVPGLSCGEVLRVMQHEPEMMFETLKHRVEECIHGEDSDDDELARDTLVSSFARSFHNMPYLANIAAAASFYEKNNNDNGGGDYYGDYYPDEDYNNNSVAAVVGEEDEHWTYCVA